Genomic segment of Gemmatimonadota bacterium:
CGGCCCACATGGCTCAACTCCCCAGGGGCCCCGGGCCCTCTCAGGTGGCGCCGGCAGGGTCGTGCGCTGCTTGTCCGAGAGGACGGGCCGGACGATGCACGTCTCTTCCTCTTCAGCCGAGCGCCCGAGCAGTGGACGGTCTCTGATGCGTCGGATGAAGGCGTGGCCGCGCTGGCTGCCCGGGTCAGCGTCCGCCTCGCGCCGGGCGAGAGCCTGCGCCTGGCCGTGATGGGCACGGCCGAGGGCGATGCCGCACTCGAGGAAGCCCTCGGGGCGCTGGGCGACGCACCGGCGCTGGTGCTGGCGCGCCAGGCTGCAGCACGTCGCCTCGAGGGCGAGCGCCTGCGGATCGAAGCATCGGAACCGCTCGCGGGTGCAGCCCTCGAATGGGCCGAGCACCGGCTTGGCAGCTACCTGGTGGACGCGCCCGGCCTCCGCGGGCTGGTTGCGGGGTACGGCGCGTCGCGGCGCGAAGCGGGCAGCGGCCGATCGGGCTGCGCCGGGTACTTGGGCTGCGACGCTTGCTGGACCGCCCTCGCCTGTCTGGCCGCCGGTGATTTCGCTACGGCCGGCGATGCCCTGCGGTTCCTGGCCGAAGCCCAGCACATCACGGGCGACGGCCTGCAGGCGTCCACCACTAGCGGCGCCCTCCGCCGCCAGGCCGCCGATTCGACGCCGCTCTGCTTGTTGCTCCTGGCCCGCTACGTGGCCTGGACCGGCGACCTCGAAGTCGCGGCCCGCCACTGGGAATTCGTGCGCCGGGCATACGAGCTCTGGCGGACCGACCTGGGCCGGCAGGGGCTGACTGCGAACACGCGCGCCGGCCGCGGCGGCCCCGAGGCCGGAGCCTTGGCCGGCGGCGCGATCCCGTTTTGCGACGCCGGGATCTGGGCCGCCGCGCTGCGGGAGCTGGCGGACGCGGCAGAGAGCCTGGGTGATGAGCCCTTCGCCATAGGGTTGCGCCGAGGGGCGGCGCGGGCGCGGGCGGCGCTGGAGCGCAGCTTCTACAGTCAAGCGCGGGGCGCGTTCGCCTCGCAGCTCGATGAGCGGTCGCACGCCGCGTCCTTCGCGGGAACGGGAACGGGATCAGGATCGGGAACGGAGCCGGCATCCGCCTGGGAGCACGAATGGGGGCAGACGGCGGCGCAGGCCGTGCCCTTGCTGCTGGGCGCCGTCGAGCCCGAGCGCATGGCGGGCTGGCTCGATGCCCTCGCCGGCGAGGAGTTCACAGCACCCTGGGGCGTGCGGCTGATCGGCCGCTCCGACCCGCATTATGACCCCACCAGCCTCCAGGGTGGCGCGGTCTGCCCGCTCTACACCGGCTGGGTGAGCTGGGCCGAGTACGCCGCCGGCCGGCCGGGATCCGCGTTCCGGCACTGGTGGATGAATGTCGAGCAGGGATTCCGCCACCAGCGCGGCGCCTGGCCGGAGGTGCTGCACGGCGAGGAGGGCCGGAGCATTGGCGGGTGCCCGGACCACGCCGCGTCCACGGCCATGGTGATCGCCCCGCTGGTTTTCGGGCTGCTGGGCGCGGAACCCGACGCGCCGCGCCACCGCCTGCGGCTGCGGCCGCAGCTCCCGGAGTCCTGGGACCACCTCGAGGTCGAGCGGCTCCGGGTCGGCGACTGCGACCTTGCCTTGCGCTACCGCCGGGAGGCGGGCCGGCACGTTTTCCGTATCGAGCAGGAGAGCGGCGCCGTGCCCCTGCGGCTGGTGTTCGAGCCCGCGCTGCCCGGCCGCTTGCAGGCTGCGCGCGTCGACGGCCGTGCTGCGCAGCTCGATGCCCGCCCGTTCGGCGAGCGCTGGCTCACGCCGCTCCAGCTCGCGCTCGACCACGAGCGCACGATCGAGCTGACGGTGCAAACACCGGCTCCTGTGGCCGGCACCACGACGGACCCCGCCGCGCCCAGGCCACCAGAGGCGCCGCACCATTAGGCTGGCGAATGACGGACGACCGCACATTCGCAAGTGACACGGGCGACGCGGCTGCCGGCGGCCCCGCCGGCACTGCCCGGACTCCCGCGCCGCCCGAGGCGCTCGGGATCGAGGGCGAGCCTGCGCCACCACCCCGCCGCTCGGCGCGCCAGCGCCTGGCGCTGGCGGCAGTGGTCGTCATCGCCGTGGTCGGACTCGCGCTCGCCTTCGGCCGGGAGCGGCCGGCCGGCGCCGAACACTACGGCCTCGCCTCGGTCCTGCCCGCGCTGGTGACGCTGGCCATGGTCTTCGTCACCCGCGAAGTCATCAGCTCACTGTTCCTTGGCATCGTTGTGGGAGGCGTGGTCAGCGCCAACTGGAACATCATGGACGCCTACCTGCTGCCCTCGATAGCCAGCGACTCCTACGCCCTGATCCTGCTGGTCTACCTCTGGGCACTGGGCGGGCTGATCGGCTTGTGGACGCGCACGGGCGGGGCGCAGCACTTTGCCGCCTGGGCCGGCCGCCACGTGGTGCGGGGTCCGCGCAGCGCCAAGCTCTTCGCCTGGCTCATGGGCCTTGTCTTCCATCAGGGAGGCACCATCTCGACCATCCTGGCGGGCACGACGGTACGGCCGGTCACGGACGCGGAGCGTGTCAGCCACGAGGAGGTCTCCTACATCGTCGACTCGACGGCTTCCCCCGTCGCCAGCATCATCCCGTTGAACGCCTGGCCCATCTACATTGGCGGCCTGGTCGTGGGCACGACGCCGCTCTTCCTCACCCAGCAGCAGGCCATCAGCTTCTTCTTCCGCGCGGTGCCCTTCAACTTCTACGCGCTCATCGCGGTGCTGATGACCCTGCTCTTTGCGCTCGAGGTGCTGCCCTGGGAGGGGCGGCGCATGCGGGCGGCGCGGCGGCGCGCGCGGGAGACTGGGCGGCTGAACGCAC
This window contains:
- a CDS encoding sodium:proton antiporter; translation: MTDDRTFASDTGDAAAGGPAGTARTPAPPEALGIEGEPAPPPRRSARQRLALAAVVVIAVVGLALAFGRERPAGAEHYGLASVLPALVTLAMVFVTREVISSLFLGIVVGGVVSANWNIMDAYLLPSIASDSYALILLVYLWALGGLIGLWTRTGGAQHFAAWAGRHVVRGPRSAKLFAWLMGLVFHQGGTISTILAGTTVRPVTDAERVSHEEVSYIVDSTASPVASIIPLNAWPIYIGGLVVGTTPLFLTQQQAISFFFRAVPFNFYALIAVLMTLLFALEVLPWEGRRMRAARRRARETGRLNAPEGRPLVAEELTELRVPRDYPTGLSDFLLPLGILIGVAATGVLPGLLAGDISRIRVPIAEAFGLAVLSAILLALLKGMSVQEAVNGFVDGAKGVTIGAIILGLAVTLGQVSKSLGTAAYVVEIAAGWVQPALLPVLFLGINMAIAFSTGTSFGTYAVVFPIAMPLAYAVNPDPFYMTLCFAAAVGGSTFGDQCSPISDTTILSSLATGADMMDHVTTQLPLALLAAGVAGALYTVLALLVA